Proteins from a single region of Deltaproteobacteria bacterium:
- a CDS encoding MBL fold metallo-hydrolase, whose protein sequence is MTERAKDQDQREPQPEQDPQVQAESPPEEPMHPGWQTLAQVFNSTDPFFERFLYLLGYDYSSNVYVITGDYLTVVDPGNDYTTFMDLFRRGFKPTEIKKIVLTHGHRDHSMGAFEFIRSYPSIIQTGGFELILHQESPQVLKKAITDFGCRFTEVKGGEILELSGLEWEVIYTPGHTIDGITLYHAPSKTAITGDTVLPHAMARPDQSAGGRMDHYLHGVKTLLKKDIANVLPGHGIPVAALGNHVVEQTYESLMLEIIGVQDKIPWVDGAAKLVQKGLLEEAVFCCDKELERDPENMTALQLKAFCLIDLNRCKESVQLLDKILAQQPENAHALAGKGQALLGQGKYDDSVEYFNQALQINPDLKEAQIYKGMALYLAGRYDEAMDIEAFSSEFISRFKEQLATKVQPTK, encoded by the coding sequence ATGACCGAAAGAGCTAAAGACCAAGACCAGCGGGAGCCGCAACCGGAGCAGGACCCCCAAGTGCAAGCGGAGTCGCCACCGGAAGAGCCAATGCACCCCGGCTGGCAGACTTTGGCCCAGGTTTTTAACAGCACCGACCCTTTTTTTGAAAGATTCCTTTATCTGCTGGGCTATGATTACTCTTCCAATGTTTATGTGATTACCGGCGACTATTTGACGGTGGTGGATCCCGGTAATGACTACACCACGTTTATGGACCTGTTCCGACGCGGGTTCAAGCCCACTGAGATTAAAAAGATTGTTCTCACCCACGGACACCGTGATCATTCTATGGGGGCCTTCGAGTTTATCAGATCGTACCCCAGCATTATCCAGACCGGCGGCTTTGAACTAATTCTGCACCAAGAAAGTCCCCAGGTCCTGAAAAAGGCGATCACCGATTTCGGCTGCCGCTTTACCGAAGTCAAAGGTGGAGAAATACTTGAACTTAGCGGGCTGGAATGGGAAGTGATTTATACCCCGGGGCATACCATTGATGGCATCACACTCTATCACGCACCATCAAAAACCGCAATTACCGGTGACACTGTCTTACCGCACGCCATGGCCAGACCGGACCAGAGTGCCGGTGGCCGGATGGATCATTATTTACATGGGGTAAAGACCCTACTCAAAAAGGATATTGCCAATGTTCTGCCAGGTCACGGGATACCAGTGGCGGCGCTGGGCAACCATGTGGTCGAACAGACCTACGAGAGCCTGATGCTCGAGATTATTGGGGTGCAGGATAAGATTCCTTGGGTTGATGGGGCAGCGAAATTAGTCCAAAAAGGCCTGCTGGAAGAGGCGGTATTTTGCTGTGATAAAGAATTAGAGCGTGATCCAGAAAATATGACTGCCTTGCAATTAAAGGCCTTCTGTTTAATTGACCTGAACCGCTGTAAGGAATCTGTCCAACTGCTTGATAAAATTCTGGCGCAGCAACCGGAAAATGCTCACGCCCTGGCCGGCAAGGGTCAGGCATTGCTGGGGCAAGGGAAATACGACGACAGCGTCGAGTATTTCAATCAGGCTTTGCAGATCAACCCCGACCTGAAAGAAGCCCAAATATATAAAGGTATGGCCCTGTATCTCGCCGGACGCTATGACGAAGCCATGGATATTGAGGCTTT